In Amia ocellicauda isolate fAmiCal2 chromosome 7, fAmiCal2.hap1, whole genome shotgun sequence, one genomic interval encodes:
- the plppr2a gene encoding phospholipid phosphatase-related protein type 2a isoform X2, with protein sequence MAGEKQGVKSSSSIVPCFVFVELVIMAGTVLLAYYFEYTDTFPVHVQGFFCFDKAFSKPYPGPEDTSKVPPVLVYSLVTAIPTVTILAGELALFFLKSDSAREKTIVTGDCCYFNPLLRRIVRFLGVYSFGLFTTTIFANAGQVVTGNQTPHFLSACRPNYTALGCQSALQYITERRACTGNPLVVASARKSFPSKDAALSVYSAIYTVMYVTLVFRTKGTRLTKPTVCLTLLSLAVLVGVVRVAEYRNHWADVLAGYLTGGSIAAFLVTCVINNFQQSRSLAPPPRPLRPEPMVGMPMMSLPCVESPLEKLSGPQTQRAAFSEIT encoded by the exons ATGGCGGGCGAGAAGCAAGGAGTGAAAAGCAGCTCCTCCATCGTGCCCTGCTTCGTGTTTGTGGAG CTGGTGATCATGGCTGGGACGGTGCTGCTGGCGTACTACTTCGAATACACGGACACTTTCCCGGTGCACGTCCAGGGCTTCTTCTGCTTCGACAAAGCTTTCTCCAAGCCATACCCGGGACCCGAGGACACCAGCAAAGTGCCGCCCGTCTTGGTTTACTCTCTGGTCACTGCCATCCCCACTGTCACG ATCCTGGCGGGAGAGCTGGCGCTGTTCTTCCTGAAGTCGGACAGCGCCCGGGAGAAGACCATCGTCACAGGAGACTGCTGCTACTTCAACCCCCTCCTGCGCAGAATAGTGCGCTTTCTAG GGGTCTACTCCTTTGGCCTCTTCACCACCACCATATTCGCCAACGCCGGCCAGGTGGTCACCGGAAACCAGACGCCCCATTTCCTGTCGGCCTGCCGCCCCAACTACACGGCGCTGGGCTGCCAGTCGGCCCTGCAGTACATCACTGAGCGGCGGGCGTGCACGGGCAACCCCCTGGTGGTGGCGTCTGCCCGCAAATCCTTCCCCTCGAAAGACGCGGCGCTGAGTGTGTACTCGGCCATCTACACTGTG ATGTACGTGACGCTGGTGTTCCGCACTAAGGGCACGCGGCTGACCAAGCCCACCGTGTGCCTCACGCTGCTGTCGCTGGCCGTGCTGGTGGGCGTGGTGCGCGTGGCCGAGTACCGCAACCACTGGGCCGATGTGCTGGCCGGCTACCTCACCGGGGGCTCCATCGCCGCCTTCCTG GTGACGTGCGTGATCAACAACTTCCAGCAGAGCCGGTCCCTGGCCCCGCCCCCCCGGCCCCTGCGCCCGGAGCCCATGGTGGGGATGCCCATGATGTCTCTGCCCTGTGTGGAGAGTCCACTCGAAAAGTTAAGTGGCCCTCAG ACTCAGCGAGCTGCATTCTCAGAGATCACATGA
- the plppr2a gene encoding phospholipid phosphatase-related protein type 2a isoform X1, translating to MAGEKQGVKSSSSIVPCFVFVELVIMAGTVLLAYYFEYTDTFPVHVQGFFCFDKAFSKPYPGPEDTSKVPPVLVYSLVTAIPTVTILAGELALFFLKSDSAREKTIVTGDCCYFNPLLRRIVRFLGVYSFGLFTTTIFANAGQVVTGNQTPHFLSACRPNYTALGCQSALQYITERRACTGNPLVVASARKSFPSKDAALSVYSAIYTVMYVTLVFRTKGTRLTKPTVCLTLLSLAVLVGVVRVAEYRNHWADVLAGYLTGGSIAAFLVTCVINNFQQSRSLAPPPRPLRPEPMVGMPMMSLPCVESPLEKLSELHSQRSHDHQPYLFPATPDVLIPSRSISSEV from the exons ATGGCGGGCGAGAAGCAAGGAGTGAAAAGCAGCTCCTCCATCGTGCCCTGCTTCGTGTTTGTGGAG CTGGTGATCATGGCTGGGACGGTGCTGCTGGCGTACTACTTCGAATACACGGACACTTTCCCGGTGCACGTCCAGGGCTTCTTCTGCTTCGACAAAGCTTTCTCCAAGCCATACCCGGGACCCGAGGACACCAGCAAAGTGCCGCCCGTCTTGGTTTACTCTCTGGTCACTGCCATCCCCACTGTCACG ATCCTGGCGGGAGAGCTGGCGCTGTTCTTCCTGAAGTCGGACAGCGCCCGGGAGAAGACCATCGTCACAGGAGACTGCTGCTACTTCAACCCCCTCCTGCGCAGAATAGTGCGCTTTCTAG GGGTCTACTCCTTTGGCCTCTTCACCACCACCATATTCGCCAACGCCGGCCAGGTGGTCACCGGAAACCAGACGCCCCATTTCCTGTCGGCCTGCCGCCCCAACTACACGGCGCTGGGCTGCCAGTCGGCCCTGCAGTACATCACTGAGCGGCGGGCGTGCACGGGCAACCCCCTGGTGGTGGCGTCTGCCCGCAAATCCTTCCCCTCGAAAGACGCGGCGCTGAGTGTGTACTCGGCCATCTACACTGTG ATGTACGTGACGCTGGTGTTCCGCACTAAGGGCACGCGGCTGACCAAGCCCACCGTGTGCCTCACGCTGCTGTCGCTGGCCGTGCTGGTGGGCGTGGTGCGCGTGGCCGAGTACCGCAACCACTGGGCCGATGTGCTGGCCGGCTACCTCACCGGGGGCTCCATCGCCGCCTTCCTG GTGACGTGCGTGATCAACAACTTCCAGCAGAGCCGGTCCCTGGCCCCGCCCCCCCGGCCCCTGCGCCCGGAGCCCATGGTGGGGATGCCCATGATGTCTCTGCCCTGTGTGGAGAGTCCACTCGAAAA ACTCAGCGAGCTGCATTCTCAGAGATCACATGACCATCAGCCATACCTGTTCCCTGCCACTCCCGATGTCCTCATCCCCTCACGCTCCATCTCCAGCGAAGTCTAG